In the genome of Anabrus simplex isolate iqAnaSimp1 chromosome 2, ASM4041472v1, whole genome shotgun sequence, the window aaatacagatatcatcttgtaacgggatttgaaccgttacacactgagtatctttgttgaagatgtcacatactctattattctggtttaaatcaCACAACTgcctttgttgatcgtatagatgacattctagtaaaatgtggtcaacagtctttcttttctgacaggtgtcacatattggtggaggtttattagagaagatatgagcatgagtcagtttgctatggcctatacgtattctagtaatgagcacttgttctcgacgctgaaggaatgaaacatcaaatttatctgtagatccacgcctgatatcatggagtcttgtgggttgttcccttgtccactcagttaaccactgttttcggatctttgtattAGTTCTTGTCAATCACTTCGACGCTCACCCTTATACTTTCGTGTTATTCAAGTCCTGGAAACGGTGGTATTTAATTCGCGAATCCTTGAAGACGCTCGATCACGGAAAGAGGTAGCAGGTGAATTCTCCGAATTTATTCCCTGACACAGCGTTGTCAACCGTACGATctggatcgtacatgtacgataattcgatGCTATGTACTATCGTACGATCAAATCCGCGGATCGTACGCCTACATATTGTACGATCctaaattttgtcttgttttcccTTAAAATGCGTAGATTTTTGTTCCTCTTTTTATTCGTGCAAGTTATGTTCTATCATAGATGACAAGTTGGAAAGAGAGGGAAAGGCTTTTCGAATAATGAGATTCCCAAGGAGAATTTACCAAGAATAAGCTATTTCATTTCTGAGTTACTTCGCGGTCTCGCGCCTGTACTATAATCAGTGgatcatagcattcgccttcagcagaCTGACGATGACTGGAGGAATTTACCCTTCGTCAACATCAATGATGATATTAAAGCCTGCTCTGATGTAGATTAATTTTGGGCTAAGTTACATGAGGTAAAACACGTTTGGTGAATATGCGTTTCCCCGCTCTTCGCTGTTTTGTCACTCCCTCCCTCGAAAGCTGATTGTGAaggaatattcagcaaaattaatctcattaagGTCAAAAACAGGAATGAGCTAATTACTTCTAGGGTGAATGGATGCTTTGCTGGCCAGTCAGTGGTACGTGTACAGATTTCAAACCGTCGGAGAACATACAAGCAGAGTTGTGTGATCAACCAGCAAGCTCAAGTATCGGTATTTCAGAATCTTCTGCTGTGAATGTGCCTAGATGTTCCATAGAAGAAGAGGATCATGAtgacgattttttttttgctagttcttttacgtcgcaccgacacagataggtcttatggcgacgatgggacaggaaagggctaggagtgggaaggaagcggccgtgaccttaattaaggtacagccccagcatttgcctggtgtgaaaatgggaaaccacggaaaaccattttcagggctgccgacagtggggttcgaacctactatctcccgaatactggatactggccgcacttaagcgactgcagctatcgagctcggtgatgacgATTTCCAGCTACGATATAAGTCAATTCAGTGCCTTTATATCTCATGTTGACTACTTCTTTACAAATTACCCAATTCTTGAGTACCTaatctaaataaaaattattttcgtaACCTTTATACTGTATCTCACACAGGCCTGGTAGCACTGTgacttatatttattttcaatcctAACCTGTTTAAATGTGGAGTTGTGGCAGTGGGACACCTAGCTATGGTGTTATAGGTAATCCGCGAAACGTAAAGTTTTACGTGCAACCCGAACCAGAGGTACTCGACTTTTCGGAAATTCCATATTAttaaccgagaatcgaaccagtcAGCTTCCTCAGAAGCAAGCTGCTGAGTAAGTGAGCTATTGCGTCTGTAAAGAAACTTAAAAAAGCGAATATTTTAATAGTTATTTTAAGTCGTACGACCCTTTCTTGAAAAAATACGACCTTTTTGGCGTTATTGTACGTTCCTGGCCATCTCAGAGGTTGGCAAAGCTGCCCTGACAGCAAATAGGCTGCTGATCAGATTAGCTATTACTTCGCAGGCGATCAATGTTCGTCTTCGCCACCACACTTGGAGATAAAGTTTCCGCGACCTGTTAAAATGTTATTAAGTTCTTTttcccttcagcgttcagtctgcaggcctacGAAAATAAACGAACAATTTACAGCTAGCACTGTGGTTTTGTGTAGGCCTATCTCTACATCTGTTACCGTGAATTCATCTGAAACTATTAACTTCATTAAGGATGATGGAGGATATAAAAGGTACGGGAGTAAAGAGCATCTGGACAGAGGAACGATTGAGGGATCTTAGCGAAACGACGAAAAAATTCTAGGGGGAGGAAAAAACTAGCCAGCAAACCAATTGTTTCCCTTGGTGCACAGCAGACCAAaatcgaagtaataataataataataataataataataataataataataataataataataatgtatatgttgtaattatttctgttgtaaatatttgtacatatatgtacctgtagtttcataatcaagagggtgactccttgcttaggccgagtcagcccattatgttaccggcacaagccgagccttcctaaaatgatgatgataataataataataataataataataataataataataataataataataataataataataataataataataataatgttacgtgccTGCCCTATCGTAGCTCCCTTCGGTATCTCCTGGAAGGGATAAGTGAGTCAGACCAGTGTCCTTCCAGCCGGTCTGGAGGGCACGGCCGGCCTTTCCTTGTATTGTGCTTTCGTCTGGTTTCCTCACTGACCTGCAACATcaattagtggagtgtggtcattcatggttgaatataattgtgtgtacATAAACGTGTGCGTATTAAttgcgtcatcatcatcatcatcatctgtttaccctccaggttcggtttttccctcggacttagcgagggatcccacctctaccgcctcaagggcagtgtcctcgagcttcagactcttggtcgggggatacaactggggagtatgaccagtacctcgcccaggcggcctcacctgcaatgctgaacaggggccttgtggagggatgggaagattggaagggataggcaaggaagagggaaggaagcggccgtggccttaagttaggtaccatcccggcattcgcctggaggagaagtgggaaaccacggaaaaccacttccaggatggctgaggtgggaatcgaacccacctctactcagttgacctcccgaggctgagtggaccccgttccagccctcgtaccacttttcaaatttcgtggcagagccgggaatcgaacccggacctccgggggtggcagctaatcacgctaaccactacaccacagaggcggactaattgcgtcatcctgaattaaattagatagataaaacagacagtgttttgttcataataataataataataataataataataataataattgtttaacgttACTTCAATTGCTATGGATTGAAGAGACACCGAATTATCAGAATGTTGTCCTATAGGAATTTCTTAACgagccagaaaccaacgacacggaacTATCACATTTAAACACCCTCGAACGCCGCTGACTTCGGATGGGATCGAACCCCCAAACGTGGCAATAAAACGACAACGACTAACGGACCGCGCGGTTGAGATTGGCAGGAAAGAACGCTTACTTACTTTTGATGGCAAGTGTATTCGCAATCAGGTCTATTTCAGAATATTCCAACAGCACCAGCACCTTCTTCTTTCGCTCTTTTCCCACACCTTGATGGAGTCACAGGTATGAACTGTGTCACATGGTGGACTTGTCCCTGTTCTGTGAACCGAGGCCCTTCCTGGTTGTTGGTGTGGTGTGTGTGcgtatatgaagaggaatgtattgagataagcacccagtccccgaccaAGAGGAATTAAACAGACACGACTAAAATTCCCAAGCAGGCGGGGAATCTaatccaggaccttctgaaccgaaggccaagatGCTGACCATTAATGCAAAGAGCCGGGTACCCAATACAAACAGAATTATCGCTATTAAAATTGATTGAAAAACTGATTCTAATTTTTGTCTTACCATACTGAAACTGATTTCAGGCTCTTCCATAAGCTTGTTTGGAAAAATAGCACTTTGCAGACTACagcgccggccccgcggtctaggggttgcgtgcctgcctctcccCGCAGGCCCCATCTTCGATTCACGGCtaagtcatggatttttacctggacgcgagctttggttcgaggtctactcagcctcgtgaTTAGAActattttttataagttgctttacgtcgcaccgacacaattaggtcttatggcgacgatgggataggaaaggcctaacagtgggaaggaagtggccgtggccttcattaaggtacagacccaacatttgcctggtgtgaaaatggagaccacggaaaaccatcttcagggctgccaacagtagggttcaaacccactatctcccgaacacaagatTAAAACTGAGGCGCTATTTaacagtgagatggcgaccccggtctggaaaaccaaggataacggccgagaggaatcattgcactgaccatgcgtcacctcgtaatttgcaggccttcggactgagcaggggtcgctgggtaggccaaggtccatccaGGCTGTAATGTCATGGGATTTGTTTGGTTTGTCTGCAAGCTATGAAAGTGTAGAACAGTGCGTAAGATCATGACAACTTTGTGTGGATAGCTCTCTGGCGCCGGTTCCTTGAGCAGCCAAACAACGCCCGCGCCCAGGTATGCATGAGTCACACAACacccttcttttttctttctgttgGGGGTTGAATTGAACTCTGTTGGCCGGGTGTCCCACTACCGGGAAATGAGTCACTCTACAGAGTGGAATTCCCGGAATCTCCGGCGGTCCACGAAGTAGATCGATACGGCCCTGACCCGGGCAGGCTCTACACACGCGCAGCTTCATTCATACCCTCGCTCCCCGCCAGACAGCAGCGGAGCACTTCTTGGATTTAATTGATTCGCGGAAGATCACACTTCCTTGAGACCACTGAATAATGAACCTGCTGCTGCTACTGAGAATGATCACATTCCacctattataattattatttcatctACCCGGTAATGCTTTATTAGTTCACTCGACTTCGTGCGGTTGAATTCATTTATACAATCCACAGCCtccttccagtcattcgacggggtcaggaatggaatgaatgaagcccccatctagcggcgaggataggaattgtgacggcagccgaagtctgtcgcactcctctggggcaatgattaatgactgacagatgaaatgaaatgatactggaatgaaaagatgatggggaaaactggagtacccggagaaaaacctgtcccgcctccgctttgtccaacacaaatctcatatgtagagactgggatttgaaccacggaaccctacagtgagaggcctacgcgctgccgcatgagccaccgAGGctcaggaaagatcacaatatgaagataaaattggaattcaaaagggaaaattggggtaaatattcgtttctaggaatGGGAGTTAGTttttggaatatcttaccaagggatatgctcaataaatttccaatttccttgaaaccattcaagaaaacgctaggaaaacaacagatagggaatctgccacctgggcgactgccctaaacgcagatcagtagtgcttGATTTAGGAGGATGAAACGATGCATGTTTGTACTTATGTCTCTTCTATAAATGAAGTTcatatttgcgatcatttaaaagtaaactgtcagattattattgttattattattattattattattcttttcgtttcagccatctatgggctgcgattatgcaacttccattgctttctcaaatTCTTTCTCCTTcgtctttcgccagtattccttcatccgttggcttgctcgtgctcgttcttctgccgagaataatctattcttcctcgttttctcatcagctaggtccttcacctccgcaactctctgcctgaagatttttctgtttgttataccttctgccgtgatcccacatttttctaaatctcgatggacttcttttacccatgggacttgtgtcttcctgttctcctggaaggtgaggatcctgttggcgagtctctccgatctcATCCTTTTAAAacgtccgtagaacgtcaatctcctctttttcattgtggtggtaatgttttcaaattgttggtatagttctcggtttggtctgaTGCGAAacataaacttgtctgatgattttatgggtccaagaatctttctaaggaaccacctttctttcttttccaaatctgagagtcccttcgtggctattgtctcagctgcgtataaacattcagatttgactatcgtgctgtagtgcttgaatttggcctggtaggagagtgacttagatttgtaggtgttctgacataatataaacgcagtttccatctttcttgcacgttcttgaattcctgctttctcattcatgtttagAGTCAAAATCTCTtccaggtacttgaattttgtagctcttttgatgtcaccgtacttcgtcctaATTGTCCAGGTGCGATCCGGGCATTTTcctggggaaatcacggaaaaccacttcgaggatggctgaggtaggaattgacgcctctctactcagttgacctcccgaggctgagtggaccccgttgcagccctcgtaccactttcaaatttcgtggcagcgctgggtatcgaagccgggcctccgggcgtggcataaatcacactaaccactaaaccacagaagcGGAAAAGATGTCAGAATTATAATAAGGCATTTTTAAGGCGAAACAACCATTATTAAAGATGCTATTATGCAGTCATTAACATATTTTTGTTATTTAATTCAGCCGTGCGGGGATCAACATAATGAATATAAACATAAGGAATTTGAAATTgccaaaattatttcattaattcaaaaatatagaaaagtagtgaTTTTTGTAACGTAAAACTAACAATTCATAAAAGCAattgttttgtttacaatttgctttacgtcgcaccgacacagataggtcttatggcgacgatgggacaggaaagacctatcagtgggaaggaagcggctgtggccttaattaaggttcagacccaacatttgcctggagtgaaaatgagaaaccatcttcagggctgccgacagtggggttcgaatccactatctcccggatgcaagctcacagctgcgccccccacCCCATAAAAGCAATGTCAGAGTCTTGCATTTTAAAAATTGTAGTGAtagtttaaaacaattatttaaatgaAATCTGAGCCTATTTTCGGgataatttattattaatactttacgaTAGTCAAAAAGTACCACCGTAATACGTTACCACTGGCGATACAAAGTAATTTTCAAATGGGAGCTTTCGGCACTGTCTCATCTTATATACTAGTATCATTAGCAACAAGCttggcaaaaaaataaaataaaatttgttcaAGTACCCCTGGTTGAGAAACACTGTTCTATACCACGACCACTCTACAAACCCTTCATTGGCTCCAATCAAATAGGCATTTCAGTTTTTACCGCCACTTTTCCCTCACGCAGGTTGATACGGTATGTGTGGActcggtcctgttttacggccagatgcccttcctgacgccaaccctttgtggaggggtGTAGGCCTATCACTAGTGAGTGTTTTCTATGGTGGATGGTAGTGCGATGAGTATTGAGATGAACACGGCctttccccgagccagaggaattaatctgaCGCGGGTAAAATACCGGCCCCTGCCGGAAATTGATTCCACGACTCTCCGAAACGAAGTCCGCAATGCTGATTATCTAGCCAAGGATTATTACTCCTGGTACGTCCTGAGTTAATTTTAATCGGTCTAACCATTTTTCGTAGTACCAGACCTTCTGATCCTTTGGCAATTAAAATGAGTATTGTTTGAAGTCTCTTCATTGTAAAAGACGGATATAGAGGTCCTGTACATAACATAttcaaaattaaatgaacataatACCTACCATGCTCATTCCAATACCTATACCTGAACACTGGTTCAATATCCTGCTTCGTTTCGACAGCCAGCCATTAGTATCGGATGGGTTTTCAGTGTAAACTGTTCCTTACCAATAAGAGGCTTATCAAATTGCCTGATTTGTCCTCGCTTTCATACTCGTTATACTCACCCGATtaagaattgtttaaaaaatatatttgtaggCACTTGACATTGAAgccatgttattttatattttcaattGTAAAATCATATTATGATTCAGTGAGTAATAACAATCTTGatctcaaaactgaaaatatgAGGGATGTTACTTGTACCTCTAAAAGAAACTTCCTACCAGTTTAAAGGTATAGAAGAAGTTGGATTTCCTGTTATAGTAAGATATATTTTTTGTCTTGTGAAGCAAGAAGTGTTGATATGCAACTGTCGATTATTTTACGCGACTCTTATTGTCAGCAGTATCTTTCCATGTATCCAATAGTAGTCTCAAATCATGCACAATACAGAGGATGCACACTGGTTCTGTGAAACAGCTGAATAAATAACGACACCAACATTTACCAAATCCCATATGTTTATATAGTCACCTGATTAAGCAAGCACATTACTTTTTACCTTAACTAAAATTATCATACAAACACAGCAAGGAAAGTATGTAATCATGGACAAATTGTCAATACTACTAGCAGCCGAACGCATGAATTACCGTACATAACTTGCTACCGATCGGCTGTCGTAAGATATCCAGCAGCAAGGACGACCTTGGATGCAGCAGCACCTGACAGAACCACTGACTCGTAACCCCTCCCCCCACCCGCCGAGTTGAAAGACCTCTCTCCCTCCCCCTTTGTGCAAGGTAATGGTATCACCAAGAGGAAGTAGAGAGGCCTTACCAAGACAATTAACGACTGGGAAGCCCAGGCCCCCCTTCATAAGAAATGTTACAATACTGACTTCCAAGCAGACTAGCACTTTCATACTTCATGACCTACATTCCAAAACAAGTTGAGATCAATTTCACAGCATGTTAGGTTAAAAGTTCGCCTACCTATACTAGTTAACAGGTTCAATACCTGGCATCATGTAGACATTTAAATGAGCTCATTCACACTCAAGTCCCATCTAAGAACCAATACTTACTGCCATACCAAAGATACACTCTACAGAATGTAATTGTAGCATCTCCCGATACTGACGGTTTGTCGAACGTGTACAAATTACCACATTACAATATAAACTCGGAatgctatattatattatattatggacCAGGAGGGGGATGAGGTATGTTAAAACAggacaagaaaaaaataattttaattcaaaTCAATCTCTTTAATATATATAGATACCAAAATCTTTTACAATAAATTTTCTTCATTATCTTCTATACAATATAAAGAATAGCACTCCATCATACAGCaaagatataaataaaataagaaaatcagGCCTACAAGATGTTTAGCGACCTGCACCAAATTCCGTCAGTCATCTATCAATTACATACGCACAAGCCAGTGCTAAAATGCTGACACACTTTCAACATTACAGAACATCATAATATCTATACAAAGATAACAATATGCCACAGTTCCTTTGCACTGGTATTTAGCAAAAATACTTGCAACATTCATATAAAATAGGCTCCATATGTACATCCCCAAGACTGAAGTTGCATGCCAAGATCCTGGCGTAGGGAGGTAATGGGAGGGGCGGGTGCATGTGTTGCTGTGGCTCCACAAGCTGATGCACGGCGCAACACTGCCAGACGAGTAATGCCTTCCAAGGCAGTCAAAGTTCCTGAAAGAAAAATGAGAACACAGGTTAAAAACCTGATAAAACCAAACCTGTAGGAAAACTGTTAAATGTCTATAGGAGCACAGATAACCTGAGATCTTTATGAACCCCACTGAATCCTACTTAGCAAGTATCCTACGAATGTTAAAGTTCATTGCACAGTGAAAAAAATTTACTTTTCTAAGTTGCCCTTAAACTGGTGAAAAAATCCCTTGATCTATCACCAAACAGATGGCTTGAAGACTTAAAAAAAAAGAGCAAATTTGTGGACATAATCACCGTAGTTACATTGTGAGGAATAATCACCAAACGGTGAAATGGAGTCCAAAGAAACTTGACCCATCTAAGCTTTGTtcaattttcaaacaaatttccaaTTAAATTAAGAGAAATAGAACTTTAGCAGTAAAATGAGCAATGTCTGTGTTCCACTACTTTGTAGAAGCCAGTCAATTTCACTATCAATAACTTCATACATTATAGTCTGACACAACTAAATCACGGAGTgtagttcattttttttttaaatgtgagccCCAAGATTTGTCAAATGTTCTTTAACAAATAATGACACCAAGGGCTAACTCCTAATAAACCATTCAAGCATTATAAAATACCACCAAAAGAAATTCTATTAGCAGCACTGGGCACTACACAGAAATTTTAACAGCATGTTACATTCTATAATGCTTGAACAGCATTTACATTATTATAATAACTCAATGGATATGCACCTGATTGTGGGCAGCCCCTGGCGATGCTCACAGTGCAGGAAGTTTGATGACAGGCTGAGGGAACATGTCTAGTGTGGTATCACAGAACTTCACTAGTTCCTTCTCACATTCTGTGAGCAGGAGCTCACTGTTCTCGGCATCTCTACTGCCTCCTGGCTGATGCACCAACAAACAACTGCTGTCTATCCGAGGATGCTTCCCCTTACCATGCACCAATTCGTTCACCCTTTCAGCGCTGTCCacctggaaaaaataaaataaaagcatatTAGACAATGGTCACTCAAGTACACACTGTATTCCTTGATAAATGGGGATTTATTTCTTTGGCAAAACAGCATGGCACACCAGACACCCCTTTGTACCCAATAATTTTACAAGAAGGCCTGGTATCTTGTACCCTCAAAAGATATCCCAACAGAAAGACAGTGTAGAAATTTTAAATGACAATACTGGGCCTGAGATAAGCAACATGTTTTTCAGCTTCCCAGTGCTAAGCAAGTTTTTCCAACAACTCTCCCCAATTTTCAACACATTTCCTTTATGTTACATCATTAATGAAACAATTTGAACTGGAAATTTATTAGATTGTAATTCAAATTTACTACAAAGCTGCAACAATTcataaagctgaacaaagtttATCACGTAAATCATatgacataaaaaataaaaatctgacCAAGGTCCAAAATTTGAAACCAAACAGCTAGAAAAAGTATACATACCTTCAGAATGTGAATATCGTTCTCGTAACAGAAAGCTTGCAGAAGCACAGTATGGATGTGTCTTGCAGTGTCACCCGGACCACTCTGAGAGAGGATACAAAACAGGGCTCGATCAGGATCATGCTCCAGTAGTTTGATGGCCGGAAGCAATCCACAGGTAAGGCGCTTCTCTGCCTGGGCCTGACGCAAAACGGCCCACACATTTTTGCCCAGCTTTTTCCTGCAAAGACAACAATCATAAGGGTTAGCCATCGGCGATATATGAATTGGCTACAATTGCTAAAGAGGAAGCTACATACAATTATGCACACACAGTAAAAGTAATTAGTTTTTGGAATCAAAGAGATGAaaagccacagcctgtttccagtcattcgaccgggtcaggaatggaatgaatgaatgaatgaatgaatgaatgaatgaatgaatgaagcctccaactagcggcgaggatacgaattgtgccggctgccgaagcctgtcgcactcccctgggggcaatgtttatgaatgacagatggaatgaaatgatactggagagtgttgctggaatgaaatatgacagggaaaaccggagtacccggagaaatacctgtcccgcctccgctttgtccagcacaaatctcacatggagtaaccgggattttaaccacggaacccagtggtgagaagccagcgcgctgccgcctgagccacggaggctcaaccaAAGAGATTATCCTACTCAAATAAGCTAATGTCTTGCTCGCGTGATTGTAGCCGGCACCAAGTAAATATAAGAATATTGCTGTCGAGAACTAAATCGAAACTTACACGGTATGATTAGCGATATTAGAAGCAATATACCGGTATATATC includes:
- the Gadd45 gene encoding growth arrest and DNA damage-inducible protein GADD45 gamma — encoded protein: MTLEEVRGEKMNVREEIIFNRKKLGKNVWAVLRQAQAEKRLTCGLLPAIKLLEHDPDRALFCILSQSGPGDTARHIHTVLLQAFCYENDIHILKVDSAERVNELVHGKGKHPRIDSSCLLVHQPGGSRDAENSELLLTECEKELVKFCDTTLDMFPQPVIKLPAL